The following coding sequences lie in one Deltaproteobacteria bacterium genomic window:
- the nuoL gene encoding NADH-quinone oxidoreductase subunit L, giving the protein MHDTVTASYLWLIPALPLLGVLLNATLGARLGRGLVAVVAPAVVGGAFAVSLVALTDLLGRPAGSALVNHVYPWIHAGSLQLDIVLRVDPLSAVMILVVTGVGFLIHVYSVGYMAHEPDYARYFTYLNLFTFSMLVLVLADNLPLLFVGWEGVGLCSYLLIGFWYTKDENASAGKKAFVVNRIGDAGFLLGMFLIYWHLGTGVHSFSFGEVAARVREIPLGIVTIAALLLFVGATGKSAQLPLYVWLPDAMAGPTPVSALIHAATMVTAGVYMIARLNFLYVLTPTAMTVVAWIGALTALFAATIGLAQNDIKKVLAYSTISQLGYMFLAVGVGAFSAGIFHLMTHAFFKALLFLGAGSVIHGMSGEQDMQKMGGLRRHMPITFGTLFLANLAIAGIPPFAGFFSKDEILLHAFTGVHGSVVLWLLGAMGAGLTAFYMYRLLFLTFYGECRAEAEVAHHIHESPSSMTVPLVILAVLSVAGGWIGLPAHWLWGNRFGEFLAPVFGHHEAEHVSAAVEYGLMAVSVLVAAAGIGLAYFFYVVQPALPMIIAWRAGRLYDLIFNKYYIDEFYDAAVVQPIHRASVWLWRVWDVLVVDGLVNGTASAVAANSGLWRLLQTGNVQHYALSFLLGAVAILGYYAWW; this is encoded by the coding sequence ATGCACGACACCGTAACCGCGAGTTATCTCTGGCTCATTCCGGCGCTGCCGCTGCTGGGCGTGCTGCTCAACGCGACGCTGGGCGCGCGCCTGGGACGCGGACTGGTAGCGGTAGTGGCGCCGGCCGTGGTCGGTGGCGCCTTTGCGGTCAGCCTGGTAGCGCTCACCGATCTGCTCGGCCGGCCGGCCGGCAGCGCGCTGGTGAATCACGTCTACCCCTGGATCCACGCCGGCTCGCTGCAGCTCGATATCGTCCTGCGGGTCGATCCGTTGTCGGCGGTGATGATCCTGGTGGTCACCGGCGTCGGTTTTCTCATCCACGTTTACTCGGTCGGCTACATGGCGCACGAGCCCGACTACGCCCGCTACTTCACCTACCTCAACCTGTTCACCTTCTCGATGCTGGTGCTGGTGCTGGCTGACAACCTGCCGCTGCTGTTCGTCGGTTGGGAGGGAGTCGGGCTGTGCTCGTACCTATTGATTGGCTTTTGGTACACCAAGGACGAGAACGCCAGTGCGGGCAAGAAGGCTTTCGTCGTCAACCGCATCGGTGACGCCGGCTTTCTGCTCGGCATGTTCCTGATCTACTGGCATCTGGGCACGGGCGTGCATAGCTTCTCCTTCGGCGAGGTAGCCGCGCGAGTGCGCGAGATCCCGCTCGGCATCGTCACTATTGCGGCTCTGCTGCTGTTCGTCGGCGCCACCGGCAAGTCGGCGCAGTTGCCCTTGTACGTGTGGTTACCGGACGCGATGGCGGGCCCGACGCCGGTGAGCGCGTTGATCCACGCCGCCACCATGGTGACCGCCGGCGTCTACATGATCGCGCGGCTGAACTTCCTCTACGTGCTCACGCCCACGGCGATGACGGTGGTGGCCTGGATCGGAGCGCTGACCGCGCTCTTTGCCGCCACCATCGGGCTGGCGCAGAACGACATCAAGAAGGTGCTGGCGTACTCGACCATCAGTCAACTCGGCTACATGTTCCTGGCCGTCGGCGTCGGCGCCTTCAGCGCCGGCATCTTCCACCTGATGACGCACGCCTTCTTCAAGGCGCTGCTGTTCCTCGGTGCCGGCAGCGTGATCCACGGCATGAGCGGCGAGCAGGACATGCAGAAGATGGGCGGACTGCGCCGCCACATGCCGATCACGTTCGGCACCCTCTTCCTCGCCAATCTGGCGATCGCCGGCATTCCGCCGTTTGCTGGCTTCTTCAGCAAGGACGAGATCCTGCTGCACGCTTTCACCGGCGTGCACGGCAGCGTCGTGCTGTGGCTGCTGGGGGCGATGGGGGCGGGGCTGACGGCGTTCTACATGTACCGGCTGCTGTTCCTGACCTTCTACGGCGAATGCCGGGCGGAGGCCGAGGTGGCCCATCACATTCACGAGTCGCCCAGCTCGATGACCGTGCCGCTGGTGATCTTGGCGGTGCTGTCGGTGGCGGGCGGGTGGATCGGGTTGCCGGCACACTGGCTGTGGGGCAACCGCTTCGGTGAGTTTCTGGCGCCGGTATTCGGGCATCATGAGGCGGAGCACGTCAGCGCGGCGGTGGAGTACGGGTTGATGGCGGTCTCGGTGCTGGTGGCGGCCGCGGGTATCGGCTTGGCCTACTTCTTCTACGTGGTCCAGCCGGCGCTGCCGATGATCATCGCCTGGCGTGCGGGCCGGCTCTACGATCTGATCTTCAACAAGTACTACATCGACGAGTTCTACGATGCCGCGGTGGTGCAGCCGATTCACCGGGCGTCGGTATGGCTGTGGCGGGTGTGGGACGTGCTGGTGGTCGACGGCCTGGTCAACGGTACCGCCAGCGCGGTGGCGGCGAACAGCGGTCTGTGGCGGCTGCTGCAAACCGGTAACGTGCAGCATTACGCGCTGTCGTTCTTGCTCGGCGCCGTGGCCATCCTCGGCTAT